The Desulfonatronum sp. SC1 DNA segment ACGAAACCCGGATCGGCGACTTCAACTACGTCAACCGGATCTACAACAGCCGCAACGCCCTGTTGGCCCTGGAGCACGCACTGGAAGGGACCGGCCTGAACGAGGTGCTCCAATGGTGGCACGAACTGGAAGAAGAACAGACTCTGGAAGCCCGGCTGGTGCATGACGCGGACCAGCTTGACCTGATCCTGAATCTGAAGCAGGAACAGGATCTCGGCAACCCTTACGCCGCCAAATGGATCGACTGTGCCGTTCCGCGTCTGCGCACCGACGTGGCCAAGGCCCTGGCCGAAGTCATCCTGCACACGGACCACGCGGACTGGTGGTTCTCCGGTCCGGATCCATCCTGGTGGAGAAAATGAGAAGAACAGTATTCAGGAGACGGGAATCAGCAATCAAAGTGAAAGCTCCATCGCCCGTCCAAACCGTCTGACCCCTGAATGCCGACTCCCGCATCCCGTCCCCCCATGACCCAACTCATCTCCTCCCTCGGCACCGTCGCTCTGAACATCTCCCGGGAAACCGGCCGGATGATGATGCTTCTACTGGAAGCCGTGGGCTGGC contains these protein-coding regions:
- a CDS encoding HD domain-containing protein — protein: MTRITSDFDNLSAQDTASSDASLPDGARNQRLTHFFFEIGMLRKTPRTGYQFLGSGRENVAEHSFRTTVIAYVLASLTGASMGRTMGMALFHDLHETRIGDFNYVNRIYNSRNALLALEHALEGTGLNEVLQWWHELEEEQTLEARLVHDADQLDLILNLKQEQDLGNPYAAKWIDCAVPRLRTDVAKALAEVILHTDHADWWFSGPDPSWWRK